Proteins from a single region of Platichthys flesus chromosome 16, fPlaFle2.1, whole genome shotgun sequence:
- the carm1 gene encoding histone-arginine methyltransferase CARM1 isoform X1, which translates to MAVSVFPGVRLLSIGDANGDIQRHSEQQPLRLEVKTTQDAALINLSNGEEASVFKCSVSRETECSRVGKQSFIITLGCNSVLLQFSSPAEFQSFYNLMKNCRGHLSEQSVFSDRTEESSAVQYFQFYGYLSQQQNMMQDYVRTGTYQRAILQNHNDFKDKVVLDVGCGSGILSFFAAQAGARKVYAVEASTMAQHAEVLVNSNRLGDRVVVIPGKVEEVTLPEQVDIIISEPMGYMLFNERMLESYLHAKKFLKPNGKMFPTLGDVHLAPFTDEQLYMEQFTKANFWYQPSFHGVDLSALRGAAVDEYFRQPIVDTFDIRILMAKSVKYTVNFLEAKEDDLYRIEIPFKFHMMHSGLVHGLAFWFDVAFVGSMVTVWLSTAPTEPLTHWYQVRCLLQSPLFTKAGDTLSGTATLMANKRQSYDISIVAQVDQTGSKSSNLLDLKNPFFRYTGTTPNPPPGSHYTSPSENMWNTGGAYSMNQGMAVSGMPAAYDLSTVIGGGPAVSHNNLIPLVNTGIVNHTHSRMGSIMSTGIVQGTSSLTETNNEIRATTGQSGPSSSGSYYPITNQFTIGGAAISMASPMVIPSNTMHYGS; encoded by the exons ATGGCGGTCTCGGTGTTTCCCGGCGTGCGGCTCCTCTCTATCGGAGACGCGAATGGAGACATACAGCGACACTCAGAGCAGCAGCCGCTGCGGTTAGAAGTGAAAACCACACAAGACGCTGCCCTCATCAATCTCTCCAATG GAGAGGAGGCGAGTGTGTTCAAGTGTTCCGTTTCCAGGGAGACAGAGTGCAGCCGCGTGGGGAAGCAGTCGTTCATCATCACGCTGGGCTGCAACAGCGTCCTGCTGCAGTTCTCCTCACCGGCAG aATTTCAGTCTTTTTATAATCTCATGAAGAACTGTCGCGGGCATCTTAGTGAGCAGTCAGTCTTCAGCGACAGAACAGAGGAGTCCTCTGCTGTACAGTACTTCCAG TTTTATGGCTACCTCTCCCAGCAACAGAACATGATGCAGGACTACGTTCGGACAGGGACTTATCAACGGGCTATTCTCCAAAACCACAATGACTTCAAAGACAAA GTGGTGCTGGATGTTGGGTGTGGCTCGGGGATCCTCTCTTTCTTTGCAGCTCAAGCCGGAGCCAGGAAGGTCTATGCTGTGGAGGCCAGCACCATGGCACAGCATGCAGAG GTGCTGGTGAACAGTAACCGTCTAGGCGATCGTGTGGTCGTCATTCCggggaaggtggaggaggtgacacTGCCAGAGCAGGTTGACATCATCATCTCAGAGCCAATGGGCTACATGTTGTTCAATGAGCGAATGCTGGAGAGCTACCTGCATGCCAAGAAGTTCCTCAAACCGAACG GTAAAATGTTCCCCACCCTCGGTGATGTCCACCTGGCTCCCTTCACAGATGAGCAGCTCTACATGGAGCAATTCACCAAGGCCAACTTCTG GTACCAGCCCTCGTTTCATGGTGTAGACCTCTCTGCCCTTCGGGGGGCAGCTGTGGATGAGTACTTCCGCCAGCCAATAGTG GACACATTCGATATCCGTATTCTGATGGCCAAATCGGTCAAATACACAGTGAACTTCCTGGAGGCCAAAGAAGATGATCtttacag GATAGAAATTCCCTTTAAGTTCCACATGATGCACTCTGGCCTGGTACACGGCTTAGCTTTCTGGTTTGATGTGGCATTCGTGGGATCCAT GGTGACAGTATGGCTGTCCACAGCACCCACAGAGCCTCTCACCCACTGGTACCAGGTGCGCTGTCTGCTGCAGTCTCCCCTCTTCACCAAGGCTGGGGATACACTATCTGGAACTGCAACGCTGATGGCCAACAAGAG ACAAAGCTACGACATCAGTATTGTTGCCCAGGTGGACCAGACAGGATCAAAGTCCAGCAACCTCCTGGACTTGAAGAACCCCTTTTTCAG GTACACAGGCACCACCCCCAACCCTCCTCCTGGCTCACACTACACTTCCCCATCTGAAAATATGTGGAACACAGGTGGAGCCTACAGCATGAATCAGGGGATGGCTGTATCAG GGATGCCTGCAGCTTATGACCTCAGTACAGTCATTGGCGGCGGCCCGGCAGTGTCTCACAACAACCTCATCCCCTTAG TGAACACCGGGATTGTAAACCACACCCACTCCCGGATGGGCTCCATCATGAGCACAGGGATTGTGCAGGGTACGTCCAGCTTAACAGAAACGAACAATGAAATCA GAGCCACAACAGGACAGTCGGGCCCAAGCAGCAGTGGTTCTTACTATCCCATCACCAACCAGTTCACAATTGGCGGCGCTGCCATCTCCATggcctcacctatggtcatccCAAGCAACACCATGCATTACGGCAGTTAA
- the si:dkey-204f11.64 gene encoding guanine nucleotide-binding protein G(I)/G(S)/G(O) subunit gamma-5 — MSNNSAPNSSLVLAQKAVKQLRLEASVNRIKVSQAAAELKTFCLQNAHKDPLLTGVPSSDNPFRPPKSCVLL, encoded by the exons ATGTCAAACAACAGCGCCCCTAACAGCAGTTTGGTCCTGGCCCAGAAGGCAGTTAAGCAGCTTCGTCTGGAGGCCAGTGTCAACAGGATAAAG GTTTCTCAGGCCGCTGCAGAACTGAAGACCTTCTGTTTGCAAAATGCCCACAAAGACCCTCTCCTGACCGGGGTGCCCTCCAGTGATAACCCCTTCAGGCCTCCCAAGTCATGTGTCCTCCTCTGA
- the yipf2 gene encoding protein YIPF2 — translation MATPDDLQFQEFEEAAELLSADPEASTLSLSASDNSARAGGGGSEDVKLDLSDDEEGQEESSELLGGQKPSGGFWTFEYYESFFNVDTVQVLDRVKGSVLPLPGRNFIKHYLRSNPDLYGPFWICVTLVFSVAISGNLSTFISKMGDPSYHYRPQFHRVTIAAVVIFMYAWLVPIGLWGFLTWRQGTERQIGGYSFLETVCVYGYSLFIYIPTSVLWIIPFEWLRWTLIVVAMVISGSVLVLTFWPVVREDTKVMAVATVATIVVLHTLLAIGCKMYFFQTAVHTPTPAAPTTPAIHITLTPGPH, via the exons ATGGCCACCCCAGATGATCTCCAGTTTCAAG agTTTGAGGAAGCGGCAGAGCTGTTGTCTGCAGATCCAGAGGCCTCCACGCTGAGCCTGTCTGCCTCAGACAACTCTGctagagcaggaggaggagggagcgaggATGTGAAACTGGACCTATCAGACGATGAGGAGGGTCAGGAGGAGAGTTCGGAG CTGTTGGGTGGACAGAAACCAAGTGGAGGCTTCTGGACCTTTGAGTACTATGAGTCTTTCTTCAATGTGGACACTGTACAG GTACTGGACAGAGTGAAGGGATCAGTGTTGCCGTTACCTGGAAGAAACTTTATCAAACACTACCTTAGATCGAACCCAGATCTATATG gtcCATTCTGGATCTGTGTGACACTGGTGTTCTCAGTGGCGATAAGTGGGAACCTGTCTACCTTCATCAGTAAGATGGGAGACCCTTCCTACCACTACAGACCACAGTTCCACAGAG TAACGATAGCGGCAGTAGTGATCTTCATGTATGCCTGGCTGGTGCCGATTGGTTTATGGGGTTTCCTCACATGGCGgcaagggacagagagacagattggAGGCTATTCCTTCCTGGAGACGGTGTGTGTCTACGGCTACTCCCTTTTCATCTATATTCCCACCTCA GTTTTGTGGATCATCCCATTTGAGTGGTTGCGCTGGACACTAATcgtggttgccatggtgatcTCTGGCTCAGTCCTGGTCCTCACCTTCTGGCCCGTTGTCCGCGAAGACACCAAGGTGATGGCTGTAGCCACAGTTGCGACCATAGTGGTTTTGCACACGCTGCTGGCGATAGGCTGTAAG ATGTACTTCTTCCAGACAGCCGTCCACACACCAACACCAGCAGCCCCTACAACACCCGCCATTCACATTACACTGACCCCCGGACCCCACTGA
- the carm1 gene encoding histone-arginine methyltransferase CARM1 isoform X2 — protein MAVSVFPGVRLLSIGDANGDIQRHSEQQPLRLEVKTTQDAALINLSNGEEASVFKCSVSRETECSRVGKQSFIITLGCNSVLLQFSSPAEFQSFYNLMKNCRGHLSEQSVFSDRTEESSAVQYFQFYGYLSQQQNMMQDYVRTGTYQRAILQNHNDFKDKVVLDVGCGSGILSFFAAQAGARKVYAVEASTMAQHAEVLVNSNRLGDRVVVIPGKVEEVTLPEQVDIIISEPMGYMLFNERMLESYLHAKKFLKPNGKMFPTLGDVHLAPFTDEQLYMEQFTKANFWYQPSFHGVDLSALRGAAVDEYFRQPIVDTFDIRILMAKSVKYTVNFLEAKEDDLYRIEIPFKFHMMHSGLVHGLAFWFDVAFVGSMVTVWLSTAPTEPLTHWYQVRCLLQSPLFTKAGDTLSGTATLMANKRQSYDISIVAQVDQTGSKSSNLLDLKNPFFRYTGTTPNPPPGSHYTSPSENMWNTGGAYSMNQGMAVSGMPAAYDLSTVIGGGPAVSHNNLIPLVNTGIVNHTHSRMGSIMSTGIVQGATTGQSGPSSSGSYYPITNQFTIGGAAISMASPMVIPSNTMHYGS, from the exons ATGGCGGTCTCGGTGTTTCCCGGCGTGCGGCTCCTCTCTATCGGAGACGCGAATGGAGACATACAGCGACACTCAGAGCAGCAGCCGCTGCGGTTAGAAGTGAAAACCACACAAGACGCTGCCCTCATCAATCTCTCCAATG GAGAGGAGGCGAGTGTGTTCAAGTGTTCCGTTTCCAGGGAGACAGAGTGCAGCCGCGTGGGGAAGCAGTCGTTCATCATCACGCTGGGCTGCAACAGCGTCCTGCTGCAGTTCTCCTCACCGGCAG aATTTCAGTCTTTTTATAATCTCATGAAGAACTGTCGCGGGCATCTTAGTGAGCAGTCAGTCTTCAGCGACAGAACAGAGGAGTCCTCTGCTGTACAGTACTTCCAG TTTTATGGCTACCTCTCCCAGCAACAGAACATGATGCAGGACTACGTTCGGACAGGGACTTATCAACGGGCTATTCTCCAAAACCACAATGACTTCAAAGACAAA GTGGTGCTGGATGTTGGGTGTGGCTCGGGGATCCTCTCTTTCTTTGCAGCTCAAGCCGGAGCCAGGAAGGTCTATGCTGTGGAGGCCAGCACCATGGCACAGCATGCAGAG GTGCTGGTGAACAGTAACCGTCTAGGCGATCGTGTGGTCGTCATTCCggggaaggtggaggaggtgacacTGCCAGAGCAGGTTGACATCATCATCTCAGAGCCAATGGGCTACATGTTGTTCAATGAGCGAATGCTGGAGAGCTACCTGCATGCCAAGAAGTTCCTCAAACCGAACG GTAAAATGTTCCCCACCCTCGGTGATGTCCACCTGGCTCCCTTCACAGATGAGCAGCTCTACATGGAGCAATTCACCAAGGCCAACTTCTG GTACCAGCCCTCGTTTCATGGTGTAGACCTCTCTGCCCTTCGGGGGGCAGCTGTGGATGAGTACTTCCGCCAGCCAATAGTG GACACATTCGATATCCGTATTCTGATGGCCAAATCGGTCAAATACACAGTGAACTTCCTGGAGGCCAAAGAAGATGATCtttacag GATAGAAATTCCCTTTAAGTTCCACATGATGCACTCTGGCCTGGTACACGGCTTAGCTTTCTGGTTTGATGTGGCATTCGTGGGATCCAT GGTGACAGTATGGCTGTCCACAGCACCCACAGAGCCTCTCACCCACTGGTACCAGGTGCGCTGTCTGCTGCAGTCTCCCCTCTTCACCAAGGCTGGGGATACACTATCTGGAACTGCAACGCTGATGGCCAACAAGAG ACAAAGCTACGACATCAGTATTGTTGCCCAGGTGGACCAGACAGGATCAAAGTCCAGCAACCTCCTGGACTTGAAGAACCCCTTTTTCAG GTACACAGGCACCACCCCCAACCCTCCTCCTGGCTCACACTACACTTCCCCATCTGAAAATATGTGGAACACAGGTGGAGCCTACAGCATGAATCAGGGGATGGCTGTATCAG GGATGCCTGCAGCTTATGACCTCAGTACAGTCATTGGCGGCGGCCCGGCAGTGTCTCACAACAACCTCATCCCCTTAG TGAACACCGGGATTGTAAACCACACCCACTCCCGGATGGGCTCCATCATGAGCACAGGGATTGTGCAGG GAGCCACAACAGGACAGTCGGGCCCAAGCAGCAGTGGTTCTTACTATCCCATCACCAACCAGTTCACAATTGGCGGCGCTGCCATCTCCATggcctcacctatggtcatccCAAGCAACACCATGCATTACGGCAGTTAA
- the timm29 gene encoding mitochondrial import inner membrane translocase subunit Tim29, with protein MASLRAATRMFCAAAETAAAAAAPAAPVRRSRWERVKNSKAVVWCRGLVTDYKEACKEIVVGAWGRPAKASVYLTLMGGAGACFYTNPDQSSFEAALVEHSNQLGLLSPWIRNAKSDGHIQSLVKFHNEGRLRHASLGVLSLVYWANYDNDSTLYEAQCSNLSMPWLEFHQRVLDVGFGSRWWILDSKMQDYDMNEGEFKHLPAHMQASSPPSVQEVEKNEKLHKDSWLALTMEAEVEEVHVLDSVEEKVSEEQTEPLKEEQT; from the exons ATGGCTTCGTTGCGTGCAGCGACGAGGATGTTCTGCGCTGCGGCAGAAACCGCAGCTGCAGCGGCAGCTCCGGCAGCTCCGGTCAGGAGGAGCCGCTGGGAGAGAGTGAAGAACAGTAAAGCAG TTGTTTGGTGTCGCGGCCTGGTCACAGACTATAAAGAGGCCTGCAAGGAGATAGTGGTGGGTGCCTGGGGGCGACCGGCCAAAGCCTCAGTATACTTGACTCTGATGGGGGGGGCCGGGGCTTGTTTCTACACAAACCCTGACCAGTCGTCCTTTGAGGCCGCCCTGGTGGAGCACTCCAACCAGCTGGGCCTGCTGTCCCCGTGGATCCGCAACGCGAAGTCGGACGGCCACATCCAGAGTCTAGTGAAGTTCCACAACGAGGGCCGTCTCCGACATGCCAGCCTGGGTGTTCTCTCTCTGGTTTACTGGGCCAACTACGACAATGACTCCACACTGTACGAAGCCCAGTGCTCCAATCTGTCCATGCCGTGGTTGGAGTTCCATCAGCGGGTTCTGGATGTGGGCTTCGGCTCCCGCTGGTGGATTCTGGACTCAAAGATGCAGGACTATGATATGAATGAGGGAGAGTTCAAGCACCTACCGGCTCACATGCAGGCATCATCTCCACCGAGCGTTCAGGAGGTGGAAAAGAACGAGAAGTTGCACAAAGATTCCTGGTTAGCGCTGACAATGGAGGCTGAGGTAGAAGAAGTGCATGTATTAGACAGTGTGGAGGAGAAGGTTAGtgaagaacaaacagaaccattGAAAGAAGAACAGACTTGA